The genomic DNA CCGCGGGCTGCTGGCGCGCGTCCTCGGCCTGCACGCCCTCGCCGCCCTGGCGGCGCTCGCCGCGCCGTGGCTCGTCGGTCGGCTCGTCGACGAGGTCAGCGGGCGAGGGAGCCTCGGAGCCGTCGACAAGATCGCCGTGGGCCTCGCCGTGGCGGTCGTTGCCCAGACCGGCCTGACGTGGGCGGCGCGGCGGCTGTCGTTCATCCTCGGCGAGACGGTGTTCGCCCAGCTGCGCGAGCAGTTCGTGGCGCGGGCGGTCAACCTGCCCCTGTCGACGGTCGAGCGCGCCGGCACCGGCGACCTCGTCGCCCGGACCACCAATGACGTCGAGGCGTTGTCGCACGTGGTGCGCTTCGGCATCCCGTCGCTGTTCGTCGCGGTGATGACGGTGCTGATGACGATCGTGGCGGCGCTGTTCACCTCGCCGCTCGCGAGCCTGGCGATCCTCGCCGGCCTGCCCTTCTACTGGTTCTCCACCCGGCGCTACCTGAGGTATGCCGCCAACGGTTACCTCTGGGAGCGCGCCACCTACGCCTCCCTCAACGGCGTCGTCGCCGAGACCGTCGACGGGGCGCGGACCATCGACGCCCTGTCGCTCGCCGGCGTGCGCCGGCACCGGTTCCACCAGGCGCTGCGCGAGTGCTACCGCGCCGAGCGCTACACGCTGGGGCTGCGGCTTCGGTGGTTCCCCTCGGTTGTCTTCGGCTACTACGTGCCCACGGCCACCGCGGTCCTGTGGGGTGGCTGGCTGGCGGTCAACGGCAACATCACCGCCGGTGCCGCCACCGCCGTGACGCTCTACGTCCAACAGATGGTCGGGCCCCTCGACGAGGTGCTGAGCTGGCTCGACGAGATCCAGGTCGGGGCGACCTCGCTGGCCCGGGTCATCGGTGTCGGCGCCGTCCCGCCCGACCGCACCGCCACCGGCGAGCACCCCGACGGGCCGGACCTGTCGGTCCAGGACGTCCGCTACTCCTACCGTCCCGGCCACGACGTCCTGCACGGCGTCAGCCTCGACCTGCGCCCCGGCGAGCGCCTGGCCATCGTCGGGCCCTCCGGCGCCGGAAAGTCCACCCTCGGACGCCTCATGGCCGGGGTCGACGGACCCCGCGAGGGCCGGATCGACGTCGGCGGCGTGCCCCTGGTCGACCTCGAGCTCGGAGAGCTGCGCGGCGAGGTCGCCCTCGTGACGCAGGAGCACCACGTGTTCGTCGGGTCCCTCGTCGACAACCTGCTCCTCGCGCGCCCGGAAGCCAGCCGTGACGACCTCGCCGACGCCCTGCGCGCCGTCGACGCGTGGGGATGGGCCGAGGGGCTGCCCGACGGCCTCGACACCGTCGTCGGCAGCGGCGGCCACATCCTCAGCGAG from Pedococcus aerophilus includes the following:
- a CDS encoding ABC transporter ATP-binding protein — protein: MSGQTHPDEVRTDHTRRTLPIADSRAVWEHTRELMAHHRGLLARVLGLHALAALAALAAPWLVGRLVDEVSGRGSLGAVDKIAVGLAVAVVAQTGLTWAARRLSFILGETVFAQLREQFVARAVNLPLSTVERAGTGDLVARTTNDVEALSHVVRFGIPSLFVAVMTVLMTIVAALFTSPLASLAILAGLPFYWFSTRRYLRYAANGYLWERATYASLNGVVAETVDGARTIDALSLAGVRRHRFHQALRECYRAERYTLGLRLRWFPSVVFGYYVPTATAVLWGGWLAVNGNITAGAATAVTLYVQQMVGPLDEVLSWLDEIQVGATSLARVIGVGAVPPDRTATGEHPDGPDLSVQDVRYSYRPGHDVLHGVSLDLRPGERLAIVGPSGAGKSTLGRLMAGVDGPREGRIDVGGVPLVDLELGELRGEVALVTQEHHVFVGSLVDNLLLARPEASRDDLADALRAVDAWGWAEGLPDGLDTVVGSGGHILSESQSQQLALARLVLADPHTLVLDEATSLLDPRAARHLERSLAAVVQGRTVVAIAHRLHTAHDADRVAVVEDGLVSEIGTHDELVAADGAYAALWASWRDEAPASGRRKTTGG